One part of the Chthoniobacterales bacterium genome encodes these proteins:
- a CDS encoding tetratricopeptide repeat protein, with the protein MNWRCLILLLALPSAKAGEVEDAIARGRAARADGVPEAAIYDLKNAAGNAAGPASPQVVVELMRCLIAAGREDEAVQWARRTVFRTDPAVIFWRAQALAQHGDYRAALADYRRAAGADASLRVEADLGNARMLEALGRTEDALAVYAKVPAESAWSVEARLASAAILIDETRFDEAKRLLEGAEFPDRAAKDRQRYLLARIALESGEVDDADRLYEGFKPRDPRLAAGLTIGEADALLRRSHEDKAEDRIETFVRENPGNPLIGDLLAKLDEVRSRERDPSSSTLKQWENDNDNPILSTTATFYLARGDERQGRLDRAIRNYREFIRQNPGHPLRVVATVRLARLLVAGGQINDAAAVLAAAEAPTDRADDARLRFLRGATEFQNRDFAAATKTFVDAANREPAIAESALANAALAAIDAGNDPLAAEILNALRKESLGMARRIELAQAFQNARAERPDAGEQLAWLASQGGMIGERARLASAEWRWEQGDRSGAQAEFRRINNSKAAGVGDQKDYFAVYLADDGSARCVDAVVQAAQDFLTRHPGASREADVRMKLGEVLMRAGDYRGARVQFEEASKHTNDSARRQSALFLAARAAAGSMSPEEIDAAIYTLLEAVASDKSSDLATQARWEQAMLQSARGRFEESVKLLDSLIAATKDPRLQFAARLKKGDALLEWSRTQPARAAEAIKEWRAVAASPDALPAERNEALTHAANASEQIGDGDGAISAYYEVLTAPRDRQAEYFWYYKAGFAAAQLLLKQGRTKEAVAIYEKMAAVPGPQAAEAKEKVKRLRLENFIWED; encoded by the coding sequence ATGAACTGGCGTTGTTTGATCCTGCTTCTGGCGCTGCCTTCCGCGAAGGCCGGGGAGGTCGAGGACGCCATTGCCCGGGGCCGGGCGGCCCGGGCGGACGGCGTGCCCGAGGCGGCAATCTACGATCTCAAGAATGCCGCCGGTAACGCGGCCGGTCCCGCATCGCCGCAGGTCGTCGTGGAGCTGATGCGTTGTCTCATCGCGGCAGGCCGCGAGGACGAGGCGGTGCAGTGGGCGCGGCGCACGGTGTTTCGAACCGATCCGGCGGTCATTTTCTGGCGCGCGCAGGCGCTGGCTCAGCATGGTGATTACCGCGCTGCGCTTGCGGACTATCGCCGCGCGGCCGGGGCGGATGCCTCGCTACGAGTGGAGGCGGATCTGGGCAACGCCCGCATGCTGGAGGCGCTCGGCCGCACGGAGGACGCGCTCGCGGTCTACGCGAAGGTGCCGGCGGAGAGTGCGTGGAGCGTCGAAGCCCGGCTGGCGAGTGCGGCCATCCTCATCGACGAGACGCGATTCGACGAAGCGAAGCGGTTGCTCGAGGGGGCGGAATTTCCCGACCGCGCGGCGAAGGATCGGCAACGATATCTGCTGGCCCGCATCGCGCTCGAGAGCGGTGAAGTCGACGACGCTGACCGCCTCTACGAGGGATTCAAGCCGCGCGATCCCCGGCTGGCGGCGGGGTTGACGATCGGCGAAGCGGACGCGCTGCTGCGGCGGAGTCACGAGGACAAGGCGGAGGATCGCATCGAGACCTTCGTGCGTGAAAATCCAGGCAATCCGCTGATCGGCGACCTGCTCGCGAAACTCGACGAGGTGCGGAGCCGCGAGCGGGATCCTTCGAGTTCGACGCTCAAGCAGTGGGAGAACGACAACGACAATCCGATTCTTTCCACCACCGCAACATTCTACCTCGCCCGCGGTGACGAGCGGCAGGGTCGTCTTGACCGGGCGATCCGGAATTACCGCGAGTTCATTCGGCAGAATCCCGGCCATCCCCTGCGCGTAGTCGCGACGGTGCGTCTGGCCCGCCTGCTCGTTGCCGGCGGACAGATCAATGATGCCGCCGCGGTGCTGGCGGCCGCGGAGGCGCCCACGGATCGCGCGGACGATGCCCGGCTGCGCTTCCTGCGCGGGGCCACGGAATTCCAAAACAGGGACTTTGCCGCGGCCACAAAGACCTTTGTCGACGCCGCCAATCGCGAACCGGCAATCGCGGAAAGTGCCCTGGCCAACGCCGCCCTGGCGGCAATCGACGCCGGCAACGATCCGCTGGCGGCGGAAATTCTGAACGCACTTCGCAAGGAAAGCCTGGGCATGGCGCGGCGAATCGAGCTCGCGCAGGCCTTCCAGAATGCGCGGGCCGAGCGGCCGGACGCGGGGGAGCAGCTTGCCTGGCTGGCGAGCCAGGGCGGCATGATCGGCGAGCGGGCGCGACTGGCGTCGGCGGAGTGGCGTTGGGAGCAAGGCGATCGATCCGGCGCGCAGGCGGAGTTTCGGCGGATCAACAATTCCAAGGCCGCCGGCGTGGGCGACCAGAAGGATTATTTCGCGGTGTATCTGGCCGACGACGGCTCCGCGAGGTGCGTGGATGCGGTGGTGCAGGCCGCTCAGGATTTTCTCACGCGTCACCCCGGGGCTTCCCGGGAGGCCGACGTGCGGATGAAGCTGGGCGAGGTGCTCATGCGGGCCGGCGATTATCGCGGCGCCCGGGTGCAATTCGAGGAGGCCTCGAAGCACACGAATGACTCCGCGAGGCGCCAGAGTGCGCTTTTTCTCGCAGCCCGAGCCGCGGCCGGCAGCATGTCGCCGGAGGAAATCGACGCGGCAATCTACACGTTGCTCGAGGCGGTCGCTTCGGACAAATCCAGTGACCTCGCGACCCAGGCCCGGTGGGAACAGGCGATGCTGCAAAGCGCGCGCGGGCGGTTCGAAGAGAGCGTGAAGCTGCTCGATAGTCTCATCGCGGCAACGAAGGATCCGCGTCTGCAGTTCGCGGCGCGGTTGAAGAAGGGGGACGCGCTTCTCGAGTGGAGCCGGACGCAGCCCGCTCGCGCCGCGGAGGCGATCAAGGAATGGCGCGCCGTCGCCGCTTCGCCCGATGCCCTGCCCGCGGAACGGAACGAGGCGCTCACCCATGCCGCCAACGCCAGCGAGCAGATCGGCGACGGCGATGGCGCGATCTCGGCCTACTACGAGGTGCTCACCGCTCCGCGTGACCGGCAGGCCGAGTATTTCTGGTATTACAAGGCCGGTTTCGCGGCGGCCCAGCTCCTCCTCAAGCAAGGCCGCACGAAGGAAGCGGTCGCCATCTACGAGAAGATGGCCGCCGTTCCCGGGCCGCAGGCCGCCGAGGCGAAGGAGAAAGTAAAGCGCTTGCGGCTGGAGAACTTTATTTGGGAAGATTGA
- a CDS encoding phospho-sugar mutase produces the protein MSDISHRIREAAAHGLLLEASADNLSAFLAQDPPPVAVAAIEELVAAGNWSELDNRFFRTLAFGTGGLRGKSIGAVVTRAEQGAGGPNDRPEHPCVGTNAMNFYNLSRATQGLVAYVLAWQAETGRSTPPGICIAHDTRHFSREFAEFVAKVISDLGVDARLFEGARSTPELSFAVRVTGAAAGINLTASHNPPEYNGYKVYFADGGQIVEPHASGIIARVNAVAGERYEPAAEPGTLRALGAEVDAAYITQLETLLLDPQIVRDAKLRIVFTPLHGVGGVSTVPVLRKIGCEVSTVASQDVPDGRFPTVKSPNPENSEALTLAMEQADAEGADLVLATDPDADRLGVAARGPDGRLHLLTGNQLGSLMAWYRAMKFFESGRLTPATAASGVIVKTFVTTDLQKAVAKKFGLRCVETLTGFKYIGEKLAKYEKTGDTTFVFGGEESYGYSGADFVRDKDANAAAVMLTEVAAYARTTGVTLPELLDTLFAEFGVHLERSESLVMDGADGAAKIQKLATSYRENPPTEIAGAAVTEVRDFSLGGLIDSEGDALPKEAMTIFEIANGVRVAVRPSGTEPKIKFYLFAAEAPTADVAGSKTIAADKLTAAWAALKADVDARLAN, from the coding sequence GTGAGCGATATTTCCCACCGTATCCGCGAAGCCGCCGCGCACGGCCTCCTTCTCGAAGCCTCCGCCGACAACCTTTCCGCCTTTCTCGCGCAGGATCCCCCACCCGTGGCCGTCGCTGCCATCGAGGAGCTCGTCGCCGCCGGGAACTGGAGCGAACTCGACAACCGCTTCTTCCGCACTCTCGCCTTCGGCACCGGCGGTCTGCGCGGGAAATCCATCGGCGCCGTCGTCACCCGGGCCGAACAGGGCGCCGGCGGCCCGAACGATCGCCCAGAGCACCCCTGCGTCGGCACGAACGCGATGAACTTCTACAATCTCAGCCGCGCCACGCAGGGTCTCGTCGCCTACGTGCTCGCCTGGCAGGCCGAGACCGGACGCTCGACGCCCCCGGGCATTTGCATCGCGCACGACACCCGCCATTTTTCGCGCGAGTTCGCGGAATTCGTGGCGAAAGTCATCAGCGACCTTGGCGTGGACGCCCGGCTGTTCGAGGGAGCTCGTTCGACGCCCGAACTCTCGTTCGCCGTGCGCGTAACCGGCGCGGCGGCGGGCATCAACCTCACCGCGAGCCACAACCCGCCGGAATACAATGGCTACAAGGTCTACTTTGCCGACGGCGGCCAGATCGTCGAGCCGCACGCGAGCGGGATCATCGCCCGGGTGAACGCCGTCGCCGGCGAGCGCTACGAACCCGCCGCCGAGCCCGGCACCCTGCGTGCGCTCGGCGCGGAGGTCGATGCCGCCTACATCACCCAGCTCGAGACGCTGCTCCTCGACCCGCAGATCGTCCGCGACGCGAAACTGCGAATCGTCTTCACGCCGCTGCACGGCGTGGGCGGCGTGTCCACGGTTCCCGTCCTGCGCAAGATCGGCTGCGAAGTCTCCACCGTCGCTTCGCAGGACGTTCCCGACGGCCGTTTCCCGACCGTCAAATCACCGAATCCCGAGAACTCCGAGGCCCTTACCCTCGCGATGGAGCAGGCCGACGCCGAAGGCGCTGACCTCGTGCTCGCGACGGACCCCGATGCCGACCGCCTCGGCGTCGCCGCGCGCGGTCCCGACGGCCGGCTGCACCTGCTCACGGGCAATCAGCTTGGCTCGCTCATGGCCTGGTATCGCGCGATGAAGTTCTTCGAGTCCGGCCGACTCACTCCGGCCACCGCCGCGAGCGGCGTGATCGTGAAGACGTTCGTGACGACGGACCTCCAGAAGGCCGTGGCGAAGAAGTTCGGCCTGCGCTGCGTCGAGACGCTCACCGGCTTCAAATACATCGGCGAGAAGCTCGCGAAATACGAGAAGACCGGCGACACGACCTTCGTCTTCGGCGGCGAGGAAAGTTACGGCTACAGCGGCGCGGATTTCGTTCGCGACAAGGATGCCAACGCCGCCGCCGTGATGCTCACCGAGGTCGCCGCCTACGCCCGCACGACGGGAGTCACGCTGCCCGAGCTGCTCGACACCCTCTTCGCGGAATTTGGCGTGCACCTCGAGCGCAGCGAATCGCTCGTGATGGACGGCGCCGATGGCGCGGCGAAGATTCAAAAACTCGCGACCTCCTACCGCGAAAATCCGCCCACGGAAATTGCCGGAGCGGCGGTCACGGAAGTCCGCGATTTTTCGCTCGGCGGATTGATCGACAGCGAAGGAGACGCCCTGCCGAAGGAAGCCATGACGATTTTCGAGATCGCGAATGGCGTGCGGGTGGCGGTGCGTCCTTCCGGCACCGAGCCGAAGATCAAGTTCTACCTTTTCGCGGCCGAGGCGCCGACGGCCGATGTCGCGGGATCGAAAACGATCGCTGCCGACAAGCTCACCGCCGCGTGGGCGGCCCTGAAGGCCGATGTCGACGCCCGCCTCGCAAATTAA
- a CDS encoding alanine--glyoxylate aminotransferase family protein, whose protein sequence is MAITDHVKLFIPGPIEVSEKTFRAFCTPMIGHRSGDFKKLYGGIQPQLQTLFGTTQPVFLSTSSAWGVMEGALRNLVAKKVLNCMNGAFSDKWFDVSKRCGKAAEALQVEWGQPITPEAVDAALATGEFDAITLIHNETSTGLRNPLPEIAAVVRKYPEVMFIVDTVSSFSTEPIPMDELGIDVLLTGSQKALALPPGLALFSVSEKAFERAATMKDRGYYFDFIEFRKNQQDDMTPSTPVISHIYALRSKLEDIFTEGVEARHARHRKLNGIVHEWVKARGFEFFAPEGYRSLSLTCVKNNREVDTAEWIKRLREKYHCVIDGGYGKIKGKSFRISNMGDETEETITELLGWLDDTLPA, encoded by the coding sequence ATGGCTATCACCGATCACGTCAAGCTCTTCATTCCCGGCCCCATCGAGGTCTCGGAGAAAACCTTTCGCGCGTTCTGCACCCCGATGATCGGGCACCGCAGCGGCGACTTCAAAAAACTCTACGGCGGAATCCAGCCGCAGCTGCAGACGCTCTTCGGCACCACGCAGCCGGTCTTTCTCTCGACGTCCTCTGCCTGGGGCGTGATGGAAGGCGCGCTTCGCAACCTCGTCGCGAAGAAGGTGCTCAACTGCATGAACGGCGCCTTCTCGGACAAATGGTTCGACGTCAGCAAGCGTTGCGGCAAGGCCGCCGAGGCGTTGCAGGTCGAGTGGGGACAGCCGATCACGCCCGAGGCGGTGGACGCTGCGCTCGCGACCGGCGAGTTCGACGCGATCACGCTCATTCACAACGAGACCTCGACCGGCCTGCGCAATCCGCTTCCGGAGATCGCGGCGGTCGTTCGCAAATATCCCGAGGTGATGTTCATCGTGGATACCGTTTCGTCGTTCTCGACGGAGCCCATTCCGATGGACGAACTCGGCATCGATGTGCTGCTCACCGGCAGCCAGAAAGCCCTCGCGCTCCCGCCCGGCCTCGCGCTGTTCAGCGTCTCGGAGAAGGCTTTCGAGCGCGCGGCCACGATGAAGGATCGCGGCTACTACTTCGACTTCATCGAATTTCGGAAGAACCAGCAGGATGACATGACCCCGAGCACGCCGGTGATTTCGCACATCTACGCGCTGCGCTCGAAGCTCGAAGACATCTTCACCGAGGGCGTCGAGGCCCGCCACGCCCGCCATCGGAAACTCAACGGCATCGTCCACGAGTGGGTGAAGGCGCGCGGGTTCGAATTCTTCGCGCCGGAAGGCTACCGCTCCCTCTCGCTGACCTGCGTGAAGAACAACCGCGAGGTCGACACCGCCGAGTGGATCAAGCGGCTGCGCGAGAAATACCACTGCGTGATCGACGGCGGCTACGGCAAGATCAAGGGCAAGTCTTTCCGCATTTCGAACATGGGCGACGAGACCGAGGAGACGATCACCGAACTCCTCGGCTGGCTCGACGACACGCTGCCGGCGTAA